Proteins found in one Mixophyes fleayi isolate aMixFle1 chromosome 8, aMixFle1.hap1, whole genome shotgun sequence genomic segment:
- the SNU13 gene encoding NHP2-like protein 1 — MTEPEVNPKAYPLADAQLTKTLLDLVQQGSNYKQLRKGANEATKTLNRGIAEFIVMAADAEPLEIILHLPLLCEDKNVPYVFVRSKQALGRACGVSRPVIACSVTIKEGSQLKPQIQSVQQAIERLLV, encoded by the exons ATG ACTGAGCCAGAAGTGAACCCCAAAGCCTACCCTCTGGCCGATGCCCAGCTTACAAAGACTCTTCTGGACCTCGTGCAACAGGGCTCCAATTACAAGCAACTCCGTAAAGGGGCTAACGAAG CCACGAAAACCCTTAACAGAGGAATTGCAGAGTTCATTGTAATGGCTGCTGATGCTGAACCCTTGGAGATCATTCTTCACCTTCCTCTTCTGTGTGAGGATAAAAATGTTCCTTATGTCTTTGTGCGCTCCAAGCAGGCTTTGGGAAGGGCATGCGGGGTCTCTAGACCAGTCATTGCTTGTTCAGTTACCATCAAAGAAGGTTCCCAATTGAAACCTCAGATCCAGTCTGTTCAGCAAGCAATTGAGAGACTGTTAGTGTAA